In Burkholderia gladioli, a genomic segment contains:
- a CDS encoding DMT family transporter, with protein sequence MQRGVLYGVLAGALWGMVFLVPRLLADISPLVLSAGRYIMYGLVSALVALPTARSLLTRLTRADLVALVLLAIVGNLGYYMLLSSAVHLIGIAPTSLIVGVLPVTVTFAGLRDADAVPLRRLALPLALVAAGIAAINIDLFTSSAAQATSTVDKLAGIACATGALASWTWYAVANARYLRRHHHFDGNEWSALWGIVTGLVGALAWLVLAVLPAGSVSMPAAGGWPLFWLLNLGLAIGASWLGNGLWNAASKRLPLTLTGQLIVFETVFAMLYGFVFEARLPRGLEIAALALLLAGVYGAVRQHGDTAPPPAGPGSPDLEQQPDVARRPAH encoded by the coding sequence ATGCAGCGCGGAGTCCTGTACGGCGTTCTGGCCGGCGCCCTGTGGGGCATGGTGTTCCTGGTGCCCAGGCTGCTGGCCGATATCTCGCCGCTGGTGCTCAGCGCCGGGCGCTACATCATGTACGGGCTGGTTTCGGCGCTGGTGGCGCTGCCAACGGCGCGCTCGCTGCTGACCCGGCTCACGCGCGCCGACCTGGTCGCCCTGGTGCTGCTCGCGATCGTCGGCAACCTCGGCTACTACATGCTGCTGTCAAGCGCGGTGCACCTGATCGGCATCGCCCCCACCTCGCTGATCGTCGGCGTGCTGCCCGTCACGGTCACCTTCGCCGGCCTGCGCGACGCCGACGCGGTGCCGCTGCGCCGGCTCGCCCTGCCGCTCGCCCTGGTCGCCGCCGGCATCGCCGCGATCAATATCGACCTGTTCACCTCGAGCGCGGCCCAGGCCACCTCCACCGTCGACAAGCTGGCCGGCATCGCCTGCGCCACCGGCGCGCTGGCGAGCTGGACCTGGTACGCGGTGGCCAACGCGCGCTACCTGCGGCGCCATCATCATTTCGACGGCAACGAATGGTCGGCGCTGTGGGGGATCGTGACGGGGCTGGTCGGCGCGCTGGCCTGGCTGGTGCTGGCCGTGCTGCCCGCCGGCAGCGTCTCGATGCCCGCCGCGGGCGGCTGGCCGCTGTTCTGGCTGCTCAATCTCGGCCTGGCGATCGGCGCTTCCTGGCTCGGCAATGGTCTGTGGAATGCGGCCTCCAAGCGCTTGCCGCTCACGCTGACGGGCCAGTTGATCGTGTTCGAAACGGTCTTCGCGATGCTGTATGGCTTCGTGTTCGAGGCGCGCCTGCCGCGCGGGCTGGAAATCGCCGCGCTCGCGCTGCTGCTGGCCGGCGTTTATGGCGCGGTGCGCCAGCATGGCGATACCGCGCCGCCGCCGGCCGGTCCGGGCAGCCCGGATCTGGAGCAGCAGCCGGACGTAGCACGCCGGCCGGCGCATTAA
- a CDS encoding RnfH family protein: MLRVQVCYALSSCQTLLDVELPDSATVRDAIEASGIVGLHPDIDISVAKTGVFGKLAPLDAPLHEGDRVEIYRPLIVDPKAARQRRVDKTRREGSVEGRKWLPKDSR; encoded by the coding sequence ATGCTGCGTGTCCAGGTGTGTTACGCGCTTTCGTCCTGCCAGACGCTGCTCGACGTGGAATTGCCGGACAGCGCCACGGTGCGCGACGCGATCGAGGCGAGCGGGATCGTCGGGCTGCATCCCGACATCGACATCTCGGTGGCCAAGACGGGCGTGTTCGGCAAGCTCGCGCCGCTCGACGCGCCGCTGCACGAGGGCGATCGCGTCGAGATCTACCGGCCGCTGATCGTCGACCCGAAGGCGGCGCGCCAGCGCCGCGTCGACAAGACCCGCCGCGAAGGTTCGGTCGAGGGCCGCAAGTGGCTGCCCAAGGATTCGCGCTGA
- a CDS encoding type II toxin-antitoxin system RatA family toxin codes for MADVHKTVLIRHSAEQMFDLVTDVADYPNFLPWCGGIEIRRQDETGMEARIDINFKGIRQHFATRNTQERPHRIDMEFADGPFKKFTGYWRFTPLRADACKIEFALHYEFTSVILEKIIGPVFSHIANTFVDSFVKRADQRYGKG; via the coding sequence ATGGCAGATGTCCACAAAACCGTATTGATCCGCCATTCGGCGGAACAGATGTTCGACCTCGTGACCGACGTGGCCGACTACCCGAACTTCCTGCCCTGGTGCGGCGGCATCGAGATCCGGCGCCAGGACGAGACCGGCATGGAGGCGCGGATCGACATCAACTTCAAGGGCATCCGGCAGCACTTCGCGACCCGCAACACCCAGGAGCGGCCGCACCGGATCGACATGGAGTTCGCCGACGGCCCGTTCAAGAAGTTCACGGGCTACTGGCGCTTCACGCCGCTGCGCGCCGATGCCTGCAAGATCGAGTTCGCGCTGCACTACGAATTCACCAGCGTGATCCTCGAAAAGATCATCGGCCCGGTGTTCAGCCATATCGCCAACACCTTCGTCGATTCGTTCGTGAAGCGCGCGGACCAGCGCTACGGCAAGGGCTGA
- the smpB gene encoding SsrA-binding protein SmpB: protein MSIIDNRKAFFDYHIEERYEAGLVLEGWEVKALRAGRGQIKEGYVIVKNAEIFLIGTHISPLPEASTHIKPDPVRTRKLLLHREEIKKLIGKVEQRGYTLVPLNFHYKGGRVKCEIGLAKGKKLHDKRETEKKRDWEREKARIMRDGARS, encoded by the coding sequence ATGAGCATCATAGACAACAGAAAGGCATTCTTCGACTACCACATCGAAGAACGCTACGAAGCCGGGCTCGTGCTGGAGGGATGGGAGGTCAAGGCCCTGCGCGCCGGCCGCGGCCAGATCAAGGAAGGCTATGTGATCGTCAAGAACGCCGAGATCTTCCTGATCGGCACCCACATCAGCCCGCTGCCCGAGGCTTCGACCCACATCAAGCCCGATCCGGTACGCACGCGCAAGCTCCTGCTGCACCGTGAGGAGATCAAGAAGCTGATCGGCAAGGTCGAGCAGCGTGGCTACACGCTGGTGCCGCTGAACTTCCACTACAAGGGCGGCCGCGTCAAATGCGAGATCGGCCTGGCCAAGGGCAAGAAGCTGCACGACAAGCGCGAAACCGAGAAGAAGCGCGACTGGGAACGCGAGAAGGCGCGCATCATGCGCGACGGCGCCCGCAGCTGA
- a CDS encoding SPFH domain-containing protein, whose amino-acid sequence MDALIFWAVLLVIVFVVLSRTVKIVPQQHAWVLERFGRYHATLSPGLNIVLPFVDRIAYRHLLKEIPLDVPSQICITRDNTQLQVDGVLYFQVTDPMKASYGSSNFILAITQLSQTMLRSVIGKLELDKTFEERDFINHSIVSALDEAASNWGVKVLRYEIKDLTPPKEILHAMQAQITAEREKRALIAASEGRKQEQINIAAGARESAIQKSEGERQAAINQAQGEAAAILAVAEANAQAIQKIAQAIQSQGGMDAVNLKVAEQYVSAFGNLAKQGNTLIVPSNLSDLSTAIASALSIVKRGGATPAPKV is encoded by the coding sequence ATGGATGCGCTGATTTTCTGGGCGGTATTGCTTGTCATCGTGTTCGTCGTGCTGTCGAGGACGGTCAAGATCGTGCCGCAACAACATGCCTGGGTGCTGGAGCGCTTCGGCCGCTACCACGCCACGCTGTCGCCGGGCCTCAATATCGTGCTGCCCTTCGTCGATCGCATCGCCTACCGGCATCTGCTGAAGGAAATCCCGCTCGACGTGCCGAGCCAGATCTGCATCACGCGCGACAACACGCAGCTGCAGGTGGACGGCGTGCTGTACTTCCAGGTGACCGATCCGATGAAGGCGTCCTACGGGTCCAGCAACTTCATCCTGGCGATCACGCAGCTCTCGCAGACCATGCTGCGTTCGGTGATCGGCAAGCTCGAACTCGACAAGACCTTCGAGGAGCGCGACTTCATCAACCACAGCATCGTCTCGGCGCTCGATGAGGCGGCCTCGAACTGGGGCGTGAAGGTGCTGCGCTACGAAATCAAGGATCTCACGCCGCCCAAGGAAATCCTCCACGCGATGCAGGCGCAGATCACGGCCGAGCGCGAGAAGCGGGCCCTGATCGCCGCCTCGGAAGGGCGCAAGCAGGAGCAGATCAATATCGCGGCCGGCGCGCGCGAATCGGCGATCCAGAAGTCGGAAGGTGAGCGCCAGGCCGCCATCAACCAGGCGCAGGGCGAGGCCGCCGCGATCCTGGCGGTGGCCGAGGCCAATGCGCAGGCGATCCAGAAGATCGCGCAGGCGATCCAGTCGCAGGGCGGCATGGATGCCGTGAACCTGAAGGTGGCCGAGCAGTACGTGAGCGCCTTCGGCAATCTCGCCAAGCAGGGCAATACGCTGATCGTGCCGTCGAACCTGTCCGACCTGAGCACGGCGATTGCTTCGGCGCTGAGCATCGTCAAGCGCGGCGGCGCAACGCCGGCTCCCAAGGTTTGA
- a CDS encoding NfeD family protein encodes MLSGQLIWWIGVGVLVVAELMTGTFYLLMVAIGFVAGGLVHLAGGAPHLQLAAAAVVALVLLVVLRRSRFGSRQKRDASANPDINLDIGATLTVEHWQDGRARVPYRGADWDVELAAGERDDAQLYEVRALRGNCLVVVAKSRG; translated from the coding sequence ATGTTGTCAGGCCAACTGATCTGGTGGATCGGCGTGGGAGTGCTGGTGGTCGCCGAGCTGATGACGGGCACGTTCTACCTGCTGATGGTGGCGATCGGCTTCGTCGCCGGCGGCCTGGTGCATCTGGCGGGCGGCGCGCCGCATCTGCAACTGGCCGCGGCGGCCGTGGTCGCGCTGGTGCTGCTGGTGGTCCTGCGCCGCTCGCGCTTCGGCAGCCGGCAGAAGCGCGACGCCTCGGCCAATCCCGACATCAATCTCGACATCGGCGCGACGCTGACGGTCGAGCATTGGCAGGACGGCCGGGCCCGCGTGCCGTATCGCGGGGCCGACTGGGACGTCGAACTCGCCGCCGGCGAGCGCGACGATGCGCAGCTTTACGAGGTGCGCGCGTTACGGGGAAATTGTCTGGTCGTGGTCGCGAAGTCCCGGGGCTGA
- the ppsA gene encoding phosphoenolpyruvate synthase, with amino-acid sequence MTNAANVAKDQAYVIPFEQLRMTDVEIVGGKNASLGEMISQLSEAGVRVPTGFATTALAFRDFLAHNDLTERIAKRLESLDIDDVKALAVAGAEIRKWIVDAPLQPRLEAEIREQFVVLCQSSPEELSFAVRSSATAEDLPDASFAGQQESYLNVVGIEDVLDRMKHVFASLYNDRAISYRVHKGFTHAEVALSAGVQRMVRSDVGAAGVMFTIDTESGFKDAVFVTSSYGLGETVVQGAVNPDEFYVFKTTLAQDKYPIIRRSIGSKLIKMEFTQPGEPGRVKTVDVPGEQRNRYSITDEDVIELARYAVIIEKHYQRPMDIEWGKDGRDGKIFILQARPETVKSQASGKAEQRFKLKGQSQVLATGRAIGQKIGAGPVRVIQDPSEMERVQPGDVLVADMTDPNWEPVMKRASAIVTNRGGRTCHAAIIARELGVPAVVGCGDATEILKDGALVTVSCAEGDEGKIYDGLLETEVTEVQRGELPSIPVKIMMNVGNPQLAFDFSQLPNAGVGLARLEFIINNNIGVHPKAILEYPNIDSDLKKAVESVARGHASPRAFYVDKLTEGIATIGAAFYPKPVIVRLSDFKSNEYKKLIGGSRYEPDEENPMLGFRGASRYIADDFAQAFEMECLALKRVRDEMGLTNVEIMVPFVRTVKQAERVVGLLAKYGLKRGENGLRLIMMCEVPSNAILAEQFLEHFDGFSIGSNDLTQLTLGLDRDSGMELLAVDFDERDPAVKFMLKRAIDTCRKLDKYVGICGQGPSDHPDFAQWLTEEGILSISLNPDTVIDTWQALAKTQK; translated from the coding sequence ATGACTAACGCAGCAAACGTCGCAAAGGACCAGGCGTATGTAATCCCGTTCGAGCAGTTGCGGATGACCGATGTCGAGATCGTCGGGGGCAAGAATGCTTCCCTCGGCGAGATGATCAGCCAGCTTTCCGAAGCTGGCGTTCGCGTACCCACGGGTTTCGCGACCACGGCGCTGGCTTTCCGCGACTTCCTCGCCCACAACGATCTCACCGAACGCATCGCGAAACGCCTCGAGTCGCTCGATATCGACGACGTGAAGGCGCTCGCCGTCGCGGGCGCGGAGATCCGCAAGTGGATCGTCGACGCGCCGCTGCAGCCGCGTCTCGAAGCCGAAATCCGTGAACAGTTCGTGGTGCTCTGCCAGAGCTCGCCCGAGGAACTGTCGTTCGCGGTCCGCTCCTCGGCCACCGCGGAAGACCTTCCCGACGCTTCGTTCGCCGGCCAGCAGGAGTCCTACCTCAACGTGGTGGGCATCGAGGACGTGCTCGACCGCATGAAGCACGTGTTCGCCTCGCTCTACAACGATCGCGCCATTTCCTATCGCGTCCACAAGGGCTTCACGCACGCCGAGGTCGCGCTGTCGGCCGGCGTGCAGCGCATGGTCCGCTCCGACGTGGGCGCGGCCGGCGTGATGTTCACGATCGACACCGAATCGGGCTTCAAGGACGCGGTGTTCGTCACCTCGAGCTACGGCCTGGGCGAGACGGTGGTGCAGGGCGCCGTGAATCCGGACGAGTTCTACGTCTTCAAGACCACGCTCGCGCAGGACAAGTACCCGATCATCCGCCGCTCGATCGGCTCCAAGCTGATCAAGATGGAGTTCACGCAGCCGGGCGAGCCGGGCCGCGTGAAGACGGTCGACGTGCCGGGCGAGCAGCGCAACCGCTACTCGATCACCGACGAGGACGTGATCGAGCTGGCGCGTTACGCCGTGATCATCGAGAAGCACTACCAGCGCCCGATGGACATCGAGTGGGGCAAGGACGGCCGCGACGGCAAGATCTTCATCCTGCAGGCGCGCCCGGAAACCGTGAAGAGCCAGGCCAGCGGCAAGGCCGAGCAGCGTTTCAAGCTCAAGGGGCAGTCGCAGGTGCTGGCTACCGGCCGCGCGATCGGTCAGAAGATCGGCGCCGGCCCGGTGCGCGTGATCCAGGATCCGTCGGAGATGGAACGCGTGCAGCCCGGCGACGTGCTGGTGGCCGACATGACCGACCCGAACTGGGAACCGGTGATGAAGCGCGCCTCGGCGATCGTCACGAATCGCGGCGGGCGGACCTGCCACGCGGCGATCATCGCGCGCGAGCTGGGCGTGCCGGCCGTGGTCGGCTGCGGCGACGCCACCGAGATTCTCAAGGACGGTGCGCTGGTCACGGTGTCCTGCGCCGAGGGCGACGAAGGCAAGATCTACGACGGCCTGCTCGAAACCGAGGTGACCGAGGTCCAGCGCGGCGAACTGCCGTCGATCCCGGTCAAGATCATGATGAACGTGGGCAACCCGCAGCTCGCCTTCGACTTCTCGCAGTTGCCGAACGCCGGTGTCGGCCTGGCGCGCCTGGAGTTCATCATCAACAACAACATCGGCGTGCACCCGAAGGCGATCCTCGAGTACCCGAACATCGATTCGGACCTCAAGAAGGCGGTCGAGAGCGTCGCGCGCGGCCATGCCTCGCCGCGTGCGTTCTACGTCGACAAGCTGACCGAGGGTATCGCCACGATCGGCGCGGCCTTCTATCCGAAGCCCGTGATCGTGCGCCTGTCCGACTTCAAGTCGAACGAGTACAAGAAGCTGATCGGCGGTTCGCGCTACGAGCCGGACGAGGAAAACCCGATGCTGGGCTTCCGCGGCGCCTCGCGCTACATCGCCGACGACTTCGCCCAGGCCTTCGAGATGGAATGCCTCGCGCTCAAGCGCGTGCGCGACGAGATGGGCCTGACCAACGTCGAGATCATGGTGCCCTTCGTGCGTACCGTGAAGCAGGCGGAGCGCGTGGTCGGCCTGCTGGCCAAGTACGGCCTGAAGCGCGGCGAGAACGGCCTGCGCCTGATCATGATGTGCGAGGTGCCCTCGAACGCGATCCTGGCCGAGCAGTTCCTGGAGCACTTCGACGGCTTCTCGATCGGCTCGAACGACCTGACCCAGCTCACGCTGGGCCTGGACCGCGACTCGGGCATGGAGTTGCTGGCGGTGGACTTCGACGAGCGCGACCCGGCCGTCAAGTTCATGCTCAAGCGTGCGATCGACACCTGCCGCAAGCTCGACAAGTACGTCGGCATCTGCGGCCAGGGCCCGTCCGATCACCCGGACTTCGCGCAATGGCTGACCGAGGAAGGCATCCTGTCGATCTCGCTGAACCCCGACACGGTGATCGACACCTGGCAGGCGCTGGCCAAGACGCAGAAGTAA
- the ppsR gene encoding posphoenolpyruvate synthetase regulatory kinase/phosphorylase PpsR, with protein sequence MLPTVFIVSDGTGITAETFAHSILSQFDQKFRHVRVPFVDSPDKAYLTVQKINDAAQLEGRRPIVFTTLVDSESNEIVKRSNALVLDMFQRFVEPLEQELQLKSTHAMGRGHQNADTEEYKTRIEAINFSLAHDDGQSDRNLAEADVILVGVSRSGKTPTSLYLAMQYGVKAANYPLIPEDFERGKLPGELSKHREKLFGLSIDPQRLSEIRNERRPGSKYASPENCRYEINEAEAMMRREGISWLSSTHKSIEEIATTILQEIKLDRLSY encoded by the coding sequence ATGCTTCCTACCGTTTTCATCGTCTCCGACGGCACCGGGATCACCGCCGAAACCTTCGCGCATTCGATCCTGTCCCAGTTCGACCAGAAATTCCGGCACGTGCGCGTGCCCTTCGTCGACTCGCCCGACAAGGCCTACCTGACGGTGCAGAAGATCAACGACGCGGCGCAGCTCGAGGGCCGCCGGCCGATCGTGTTCACCACCCTGGTCGACAGCGAATCCAACGAAATCGTCAAGCGCTCGAACGCGCTGGTGCTCGACATGTTCCAGCGCTTCGTCGAGCCGCTCGAGCAGGAGCTGCAGCTGAAGTCGACCCATGCGATGGGCCGCGGCCACCAGAACGCCGATACCGAGGAATACAAGACGCGGATCGAGGCCATCAACTTCTCGCTGGCGCACGACGACGGCCAGTCCGACCGCAACCTGGCCGAGGCCGACGTGATCCTGGTGGGCGTGTCGCGCAGCGGCAAGACGCCGACCAGCCTCTACCTGGCGATGCAGTACGGCGTGAAGGCAGCGAACTATCCGCTGATCCCCGAGGATTTCGAGCGCGGCAAGCTGCCCGGCGAGCTCTCCAAGCATCGCGAGAAGCTTTTCGGGCTATCGATCGACCCGCAGCGGCTCTCGGAGATCCGCAACGAGCGGCGCCCGGGCAGCAAGTACGCCTCGCCCGAGAACTGCCGCTACGAGATCAACGAGGCCGAGGCGATGATGCGCCGCGAAGGGATCAGTTGGCTGTCGTCGACGCACAAGTCGATCGAGGAAATCGCCACCACCATCCTGCAGGAAATCAAGCTCGATCGGCTCTCCTACTGA
- a CDS encoding TrmH family RNA methyltransferase: protein MKLITSRDNPLYKRLKALAGSTQQQRRGAQALLEGLHLASAYLDARGQPELCVVTDGALSHDETQAIVARVEPQRVVSLPDALFGQLSSVVNGIGMLLLVERPAAELPGRVARTAVVLDGVQDAGNVGSILRSAAAAGVSQVFCMRGTAYAWSSKVLRSGMGAHFLLDIHEDVEAEALIPRLAVPVALTDSHGAQAIDDCDLKGPVAWVFGNEGAGVSAAWREAAGLRVTIPQPGGMESLNVAAAAAVCLFEQCRQQRKR from the coding sequence ATGAAACTGATTACCTCGCGCGACAACCCGCTCTACAAACGCCTCAAGGCGCTGGCGGGCTCGACGCAGCAGCAACGCCGCGGCGCCCAGGCGCTGCTCGAAGGTCTCCATCTCGCCTCGGCCTATCTCGATGCGCGCGGCCAGCCCGAACTCTGCGTGGTCACCGACGGCGCGCTCTCGCATGACGAGACGCAGGCGATCGTGGCGCGCGTCGAGCCGCAGCGCGTGGTTTCGCTGCCCGATGCGCTGTTCGGCCAGTTGTCGAGCGTGGTCAACGGCATCGGCATGCTGCTGCTGGTCGAGCGGCCGGCCGCCGAGCTGCCTGGGCGCGTCGCGCGCACGGCCGTGGTGCTCGACGGCGTGCAGGATGCCGGCAATGTCGGCTCGATCCTGCGCAGCGCGGCCGCGGCGGGCGTGAGCCAGGTGTTCTGCATGCGCGGCACCGCGTATGCCTGGTCCTCGAAGGTGCTGCGCTCGGGCATGGGCGCGCATTTCCTGCTCGATATCCATGAAGACGTCGAGGCCGAGGCGCTGATTCCGCGCCTGGCGGTGCCGGTCGCGCTGACCGACTCGCACGGGGCGCAGGCGATCGACGACTGCGACCTGAAGGGGCCGGTGGCCTGGGTATTCGGCAACGAAGGGGCGGGCGTGTCGGCTGCCTGGCGCGAGGCGGCGGGCTTGCGCGTGACGATCCCGCAGCCGGGCGGCATGGAGTCGCTGAACGTGGCGGCCGCGGCGGCGGTCTGCCTGTTCGAGCAGTGCCGGCAGCAACGCAAGCGTTGA
- the rnhB gene encoding ribonuclease HII — MKAARTPRGAAAAVIAIDQSGFDFDAPGEIVCGVDEAGRGPLAGPVVAAAVILDPARPILGLDDSKALSAKKRELLYHEIVAHSRAWCVASASVEEIDTLNILHATMLAMRRAVEGLSLLPTLAKIDGNRCPTLSIRSEAIIGGDALVPSISAASIIAKVTRDRLLVDLHATFPHYGFDVHAGYGTPKHLAALREHGPCEHHRRSFAPVREALRIER, encoded by the coding sequence ATGAAGGCCGCCCGCACTCCACGCGGCGCGGCGGCAGCCGTGATCGCGATCGACCAGTCGGGCTTCGACTTCGACGCGCCTGGCGAGATCGTCTGCGGCGTCGACGAAGCCGGGCGCGGGCCGCTGGCCGGCCCGGTGGTGGCGGCCGCGGTGATCCTCGATCCGGCGCGGCCGATCCTCGGTCTCGACGATTCCAAGGCGCTCAGCGCGAAGAAGCGCGAGCTTCTCTATCACGAGATCGTCGCGCATTCGCGCGCCTGGTGCGTCGCCTCGGCCAGCGTCGAGGAAATCGACACGCTCAACATCCTCCACGCGACCATGCTGGCGATGCGGCGCGCCGTGGAAGGCCTGTCGCTGCTGCCGACGCTGGCCAAGATCGACGGCAACCGCTGCCCGACGCTCAGCATCCGCAGCGAGGCGATCATCGGCGGCGACGCGCTGGTGCCGAGCATCTCGGCCGCCTCGATCATCGCCAAGGTCACGCGCGACCGCCTGCTGGTGGACCTGCACGCGACCTTTCCGCATTACGGCTTCGACGTCCACGCCGGCTACGGTACGCCGAAGCACCTGGCCGCGCTGCGCGAGCACGGTCCCTGCGAGCATCACCGGCGCTCCTTCGCGCCGGTGCGCGAAGCGCTCCGAATCGAACGATGA
- the lpxB gene encoding lipid-A-disaccharide synthase, translated as MALTSTPLRLALVAGEPSGDLLGASLLGGLNARLPGSAHYYGIGGPRMIAAGFDSHWPMDRLTVRGYVEALKEIPGILRIRGELKRQLLAERPDVFVGIDAPDFNFGVEHALREAGIPTVHFVCPSIWAWRGGRIKKIVKSVDHMLCLFPFEPALLEKSGLASTYVGHPLADDIPLEPDTRGARIALGLPESGPVIAVLPGSRRSEIGLIGPTFFAAMALMHKREPGVRFVMPAATPALRELLQPLVDAHPQLPLTLTEGRSQVAMTAADAILVKSGTVTLEAALLKKPMVISYKVPWLTGQVMRRQGYLPYVGLPNILAGRFVVPELLQHFATPEALADATLTQLRDEANRRTLTEIFTEMHLSLRQNTAARAAEAIERVVASRKPRA; from the coding sequence ATGGCGCTGACCTCGACTCCGCTGCGGCTCGCGCTGGTTGCCGGCGAGCCGTCGGGCGATCTGCTCGGCGCCTCGCTGCTGGGCGGGCTGAATGCGCGCCTGCCCGGTTCGGCGCATTACTACGGCATTGGCGGGCCGCGCATGATCGCCGCCGGCTTCGACTCGCACTGGCCGATGGACCGGCTGACCGTGCGCGGCTATGTCGAGGCGCTCAAGGAAATCCCCGGCATCCTGCGCATCCGCGGCGAGCTGAAACGGCAATTGCTGGCCGAGCGGCCCGACGTGTTCGTCGGCATCGACGCGCCCGACTTCAATTTCGGCGTCGAGCACGCGCTGCGCGAAGCCGGCATCCCGACCGTGCATTTCGTCTGCCCCTCGATCTGGGCCTGGCGCGGCGGCCGGATCAAGAAGATCGTCAAGTCGGTCGACCACATGCTGTGCCTGTTCCCGTTCGAACCGGCCCTGCTCGAGAAATCGGGCCTGGCCTCGACCTACGTGGGACATCCGCTGGCCGACGACATCCCGCTCGAACCCGATACGCGCGGCGCGCGCATCGCCCTCGGCCTGCCCGAGAGCGGGCCCGTGATCGCGGTGCTGCCGGGCAGCCGGCGTTCCGAGATCGGGCTGATCGGGCCCACCTTCTTCGCGGCGATGGCGCTGATGCACAAGCGCGAGCCCGGCGTGCGCTTCGTGATGCCGGCTGCCACGCCGGCGCTGCGCGAGCTGCTGCAGCCGCTGGTGGATGCCCACCCGCAGTTGCCGCTGACGCTGACCGAAGGCCGCTCGCAGGTGGCCATGACGGCCGCCGACGCGATCCTCGTCAAGAGCGGCACCGTCACGCTGGAAGCTGCGCTGCTGAAGAAACCGATGGTGATCTCGTACAAGGTGCCCTGGCTGACCGGGCAGGTGATGCGTCGCCAGGGTTATCTGCCCTATGTCGGCCTGCCGAACATCCTGGCCGGGCGTTTCGTGGTGCCCGAGCTGCTGCAGCATTTCGCGACGCCCGAGGCGCTGGCCGACGCGACGCTCACGCAGTTGCGCGACGAAGCGAACCGCCGCACGCTGACCGAGATCTTCACCGAGATGCACCTGTCGCTACGGCAGAACACGGCGGCGCGCGCCGCCGAGGCCATCGAGCGCGTGGTGGCGAGCCGGAAGCCGCGCGCATGA
- the lpxA gene encoding acyl-ACP--UDP-N-acetylglucosamine O-acyltransferase: MSRIHSTAVIEPGAQIDESVEIGPYAIVGPHVTIGARTTIGSHSVIEGHTTIGEDNRIGHYASVGGRPQDMKYKDEPTRLVIGDRNTIREFTTIHTGTVQDAGVTTLGDDNWIMAYVHIGHDCRVGNHVILSSNAQMAGHVEIGDWAIVGGMSGVHQFVRIGAHSMLGGASALVQDVPPFVISAGNKAVPHGINVEGLRRRGFSAEAISVLRSAYRVVYKSGKTLDEAKAELREMVEAGAQDGKGGDGVTELEQFLAFIDASQRGIIR, encoded by the coding sequence ATGAGCAGGATCCATTCCACGGCCGTGATCGAGCCGGGCGCGCAGATCGACGAGAGCGTCGAGATCGGCCCGTACGCGATCGTCGGCCCGCACGTCACGATCGGCGCGCGCACCACCATCGGTTCGCACAGCGTGATCGAGGGGCACACCACGATCGGCGAGGACAACCGCATCGGCCATTACGCGTCGGTCGGCGGCCGTCCGCAGGACATGAAGTACAAGGACGAGCCCACCCGGCTCGTGATCGGCGATCGCAACACGATCCGCGAATTCACCACGATCCACACCGGCACCGTGCAGGACGCCGGCGTGACCACGCTCGGCGACGACAACTGGATCATGGCCTATGTCCACATCGGCCACGACTGCCGGGTCGGCAACCACGTGATCCTGTCGAGCAACGCGCAGATGGCGGGGCACGTCGAGATCGGCGACTGGGCCATCGTCGGCGGCATGTCGGGCGTGCACCAGTTCGTGAGGATCGGCGCGCACTCGATGCTGGGCGGCGCCTCGGCGCTGGTCCAGGACGTGCCGCCGTTCGTGATCTCGGCCGGCAACAAGGCCGTGCCGCATGGCATCAACGTCGAGGGCCTGCGGCGCCGCGGCTTCTCGGCCGAGGCGATCAGCGTGCTGCGCAGCGCCTACCGCGTGGTCTACAAGAGCGGCAAGACGCTCGACGAGGCCAAGGCGGAGCTGCGCGAGATGGTCGAGGCGGGCGCGCAAGACGGGAAGGGCGGTGACGGCGTGACCGAGCTCGAGCAGTTCCTCGCCTTCATCGATGCCTCGCAACGCGGCATCATCCGCTGA